The following proteins are co-located in the Cydia fagiglandana chromosome 2, ilCydFagi1.1, whole genome shotgun sequence genome:
- the LOC134679447 gene encoding tektin-4-like yields MGSKIEYVDSSHLYATNYVRNSKAIGVLWAIFTICYAIISVVAFVTPEWIGDLETEYPRKFGLWQVCRTDDALEDCKGRLDDFFSINGLVFKIATALVGIAVAAALFTICTMLLFFFCQSTTVFHICGWLQLLSDPKCPKVCTDIGAFKKVEMAKAKEETKEAVEAKGAPPADATPVHVEEKATIRPPPSGEEYLPNLKPGHDGKVDWTPLGEMTGTRPRVNKYSLSRYSLSEWRQHNENVLDPSTITESNIVDYNAKTAIMQAFGNIDKTQLENNKRLKQKAKDIFRWKVEVEKACKAITEEVELLEIDRQRLKGASRTLMLPESISKECLDLRSNRSVPDLVADIAEQELIKEMNLVSEVRATLAKTLDNIEAQMAINKAAKHRIEYDWCDKNMAYIGETINLGLNTKSPTIMFRPGATRFADYSAPLEYWEFFCRGNVQQVEAARQKSSDLRGSLNAILVNGGRKLRNQADRTDMAIAETVALTTELCTKLEETLRSTVQRIADMECLIDNLKASIQKMDAAMKLAQTRLDNRNQWRPHGEAVRDQPHLGLIQEVKTIHETVTSLLGQLNNAERVREDLMKKRIELEAAIASKRKTLNIDRDRCGMIRSHYPSASELAGF; encoded by the exons ATGGGTTCTAAGATCGAGTACGTGGATTCGTCACATTTGTACGCGACAAACTATGTCAGAAATTCGAAAGCTATTGGTGTACTTTGGGCGATTTTTACAATCTGCTACGCAATAATCAGCGTTGTGGCGTTTGTTACTCCAGAGTGGATTGGTGATTTAGAGACTGAATATCCGAGGAAGTTTGGCCTTTGGCAAGTTTGCAGAACAGATGATGCCTTGGAAGACTGTAAAGGGAGGCTGGACGACTTCTTCTCAATAAATGGGCTTGTCTTTAAGATAGCGACCGCCCTCGTGGGTATAGCTGTCGCAGCAGCCCTGTTTACCATCTGCACCATGTTACTCTTCTTTTTCTGTCAATCGACCACCGTGTTTCACATCTGTGGATGGCTGCAGCTTTTATCTG ATCCCAAATGTCCCAAAGTTTGCACAGACATCGGAGCATTTAAAAAAGTGGAGATGGCGAAGGCGAAAGAGGAAACTAAAGAGGCCGTAGAGGCGAAAGGCGCTCCTCCGGCGGATGCTACTCCAGTACACGTTGAAGAAAAAGCAACGATCAGACCACCTCCCAGCGGTGAAGAGTATCTGCCCAATCTCAAGCCAGGCCACGACGGCAAGGTGGACTGGACTCCTCTCGGAGAGATGACGGGCACCAGACCCAGAGTCAACAAGTACTCCCTCAGCAGATACTCACTCAGCGAATGGAGGCAGCATAACGAGAACGTACTTGACCCTTCAACCATAACGGAATCAAACATAGTCGACTACAACGCCAAAACGGCTATTATGCAAGCTTTCGGCAACATCGACAAGACGCAGCTGGAAAACAATAAGAGACTTAAGCAGAAGGCAAAAGATATCTTCAGGTGGAAAGTTGAAGTTGAAAAAGCGTGTAAAGCGATTACGGAAGAGGTGGAGTTGCTCGAGATTGACCGACAGCGACTAAAGGGAGCTTCAAGAACGCTGATGTTGCCTGAATCAATATCAAAAGAGTGCTTAGATCTTCGATCCAACCGCTCCGTACCAGATTTAGTTGCTGACATAGCAGAACAGGAGCTGATCAAAGAAATGAATCTAGTCAGCGAAGTAAGAGCTACCCTAGCCAAGACTTTAGACAACATTGAAGCGCAAATGGCTATCAATAAAGCCGCTAAGCATCGGATCGAATACGACTGGTGCGATAAAAACATGGCGTACATTGGTGAGACTATTAATCTAGGACTCAATACAAAATCTCCTACCATCATGTTCAGACCGGGAGCTACAAGGTTCGCGGATTACTCAGCCCCTCTAGAGTACTGGGAATTCTTTTGCCGAGGGAATGTGCAGCAGGTTGAAGCCGCCAGGCAAAAATCCAGCGATTTGAGAGGCAGTCTAAACGCCATTCTCGTCAATGGAGGTAGGAAGCTTAGAAATCAAGCGGACAGAACCGACATGGCCATAGCAGAGACCGTCGCTTTAACTACAGAGTTATGCACAAAATTGGAAGAGACTCTACGAAGCACGGTCCAAAGAATCGCTGACATGGAGTGTCTGATAGACAATCTAAAAGCTTCCATCCAAAAGATGGACGCAGCGATGAAGTTAGCGCAGACAAGGCTGGACAACCGAAACCAATGGCGACCGCACGGAGAGGCAGTGAGAGACCAACCTCATTTAGGTCTGATACAAGAAGTTAAGACGATACACGAGACAGTGACGTCACTTCTCGGGCAGCTGAACAACGCGGAACGGGTACGAGAGGACCTTATGAAGAAGAGGATCGAGTTGGAGGCGGCCATAGCGTCGAAAAGGAAGACGTTGAACATAGACAGGGACAGGTGCGGTATGATCCGCTCACACTATCCGTCGGCTTCTGAATTGGCAGGTTTttag
- the LOC134679433 gene encoding tektin-4-like: protein MASGEPNLNDCPYICPSMQQKLTPPQYGVAGGGSHENPYERPYVPGQVQPPVPRVLPPGAPPPYLPQPTESTSGDFLGMSGVGPWAAGHLDWTPQAGITGVRPVVDQYSITRYSTGEWRKNNQYILTPRATDKAIAMEKRFKKEIADTFDQINDAQNNSNNSLKKRAKDMSSWKKKVEDAERAITDEINILDEYRARLKGACRILMMPEAIAKECLELRTFRYEPDLVRDDAEQELINEVAIVGEIRRVFTETLAKVEEQMLKNKAAKAAIELDWSDKMQTLNVDKKNLRMTPKSSLILAHPGVARWPENSTTLEYWEHYCSESIRNCDDVRHESENLRGDLMTAITKGAQDLKLQGDRTNMALADSILATQKCCEHLERNLKENLQKTADVENLIDYLKESLRKADESCKLAETRLHGRNYERPNVENCKDGAQYALMAEHKLIKEKAEALRGQVREAEGVRSELMKYRGDLEKEIACKRKSLNINEDRCARARAHMPTPEDFAAL from the coding sequence ATGGCTTCCGGAGAACCGAATCTAAATGACTGTCCTTACATTTGTCCAAGTATGCAACAAAAACTGACGCCGCCGCAGTATGGCGTGGCGGGCGGGGGCTCGCACGAGAACCCATACGAGCGGCCTTACGTGCCGGGACAAGTGCAGCCGCCCGTGCCCCGGGTGCTCCCCCCGGGCGCGCCACCCCCGTACCTCCCCCAGCCCACGGAGAGCACCAGCGGCGACTTCCTCGGCATGAGCGGAGTGGGCCCCTGGGCCGCCGGACATCTCGACTGGACCCCGCAAGCGGGCATCACCGGCGTCCGACCCGTCGTCGACCAATACTCCATCACCAGATATTCGACTGGAGAGTGGAGAAAGAACAACCAGTACATCCTCACCCCGAGAGCGACCGACAAAGCTATAGCTATGGAGAAGCGATTCAAGAAAGAAATAGCGGACACTTTCGATCAGATAAACGATGCACAAAACAACTCCAATAACAGTTTGAAAAAGAGAGCTAAAGATATGTCGTCGTGGAAGAAGAAAGTGGAAGATGCCGAGCGAGCTATCACCGACGAAATTAACATACTGGACGAATACAGGGCGAGATTGAAGGGCGCTTGTCGTATTCTCATGATGCCTGAAGCTATTGCTAAAGAATGCCTCGAACTGAGAACGTTTCGTTATGAGCCCGACTTAGTTCGCGACGATGCCGAGCAAGAATTGATCAACGAAGTGGCAATAGTCGGAGAGATACGGAGAGTTTTCACTGAAACTCTGGCTAAAGTTGAAGAGCAAATGTTGAAAAATAAGGCGGCTAAAGCGGCTATCGAATTGGATTGGAGCGATAAAATGCAAACTCTTAACGTAGACAAGAAAAATTTAAGAATGACTCCAAAATCTTCCCTAATCCTAGCGCATCCTGGCGTAGCACGATGGCCCGAAAATTCTACCACTTTAGAGTACTGGGAGCATTACTGTAGCGAGAGCATTAGAAACTGTGATGATGTCAGACATGAATCCGAGAATTTAAGAGGCGACCTGATGACTGCTATCACGAAAGGAGCTCAGGACTTGAAGCTTCAAGGTGATAGAACCAACATGGCATTGGCAGATTCGATCTTAGCCACGCAGAAGTGTTGCGAGCACCTCGAGAGGAACCTTAAGGAGAATTTGCAGAAAACTGCCGATGTTGAGAACTTGATCGACTACCTTAAAGAGTCTCTAAGGAAGGCCGACGAGAGCTGCAAATTGGCTGAGACGAGGTTACACGGAAGAAATTACGAGAGGCCTAATGTGGAAAACTGTAAAGATGGAGCGCAGTATGCTTTGATGGCTGAACATAAGCTTATAAAAGAGAAGGCTGAGGCCTTGCGGGGGCAGGTGAGGGAAGCGGAGGGGGTGAGAAGTGAGCTGATGAAGTACCGAGGGGACCTGGAGAAGGAGATCGCTTGTAAGAGGAAGAGTCTCAACATCAACGAGGATAGATGTGCTAGAGCGCGAGCCCACATGCCTACGCCGGAAGATTTCGCCGCGTTATGA
- the LOC134679440 gene encoding LHFPL tetraspan subfamily member 3 protein has protein sequence MIAGVCVYPAAWGEPAVQETCGPTADQYNIGRCHIRWAYLLAVIGCLDGIVLAALAFILATRHVRLQPDSHYPPPSLYKGEVNNAYVTDAASVASRKSLALQPVLLVPHARARDLDSYSHYSQRSKHGYANTMHNYQL, from the exons ATGATCGCGGGGGTGTGCGTGTACCCCGCCGCGTGGGGGGAGCCGGCCGTGCAGGAGACCTGCGGGCCTACGGCTGACCAGTACAATATAG GTCGCTGCCACATCCGCTGGGCGTACCTCCTCGCCGTGATTGGCTGTCTGGACGGCATAGTGCTAGCTGCCCTCGCCTTCATACTCGCTACGCGCCATGTGAGGCTCCAACCTGACAGCCATTATCCACCGCCATCTCTCTATAAAG GTGAAGTGAACAACGCCTACGTAACGGACGCGGCGTCCGTGGCCTCCCGCAAGTCGCTTGCCCTCCAGCCCGTGCTACTCGTCCCACACGCCCGAGCGAGGGACCTGGACAGCTACTCGCATTATTCTCAACGCTCCAAGCATGGATATGCCAACACCATGCACAACTACCAGCTGTAA